TGCAAAAAATGCACGCAGGTGGAGCCAAAATCTTGTGCGGCGGTCAACCGACGGGTGAGAGTCGCTACGCCTACGCCAACACTCTGTTGCAAATCACAGGCGCGCAATTTTTAGCTGAATCCGAGCTGTTTCAGACCGAGGCTTTTGGCAATGCCGCGTTGTTTGTTATGGTCGCTACCGCCGACGAAGCCGCCGCGGTCTTGCGGCAGTTGGAAGGGAACCTGACTGGCAGTCTCTATACCGGCATGACGGGCGACTTTGCCGCGCAGGACGCGCCGCTGTATGCCCTGCTGGAACCAATTTTACGCGATAAAGTGGGCCGCCTGCTCAATGATAAAATGCCCACCGGCGTCGCCGTCAGTCCCGCCATGAATCATGGCGGACCCTACCCCGCCACCGGACACGCGGGCTTTAGCGCCGTGGGCGTGCCGGTCAGCTTGCGGCGGTTTGCGGCGCTGCACTGTTATGACAATGTCCGCGAACCTCGTTTGCCGCCGGTTTTAAGGGATAAAAACTCCACCGGGCAAACTTGGCGGTTGATCGATGGCAATTGGACGCAGGGAGACGTAGCGTAAATGCAGAATTATGAATGAAGAATGCAGAATTAAGCACTTCCCTGTCCCGTCCCGACTCTCAGCTTATTCGGCAACAGAGTTGCCTCCTACAATTTTTCCCGCATCTCACGACCCGCGCCCCGTCTCCCGCTTACTGGCGGACTGACGTCCACCGCTCGCCTTCGCCGCACCAGTCCCGTCCGGCGGACGGGACCTACTCACAGCGTTGGCCCCAGCATCCAGGGTTGAAATTCCTCGGTCCCCAGGTCTTGCGCTTCACTTTTACTCGGTTTGCCGCTGGCCAGGTCTAATAACGCCTGAAAAATTTCCTGCCCAACTTCGTTGACAGGCTTGCCGTGCAAAATATCGCCCGCGTTGATATCCATATCGGCCTGCATCCGTAGGTACATCGGCGTGTTGCTGGCGATTTTTAACACGGGACTGGGCTTAAACCCAAAGCACGACCCCCTTCCCGTGGTAAACGCCACCAAGTTCGCTCCCCCCGCGACGATGCCCGTTACGCTCACCGGATCCAAACCCGGCGTGTCCATCACGACCAGCCCGCGTTCGGTTACTTGTTCGGCGTATTCATAAACGGCATTCAGGGCCGTGGTTCCTCCTTTGATAATGGCCCCGAGCGATTTTTCATAAATCGTGGTCAATCCGCCAGCCTTGTTACCGGGAGAGGGGTTATTGTCCGGCGTGCAGCCATACATCCCCGCATACCATTCCCACCAGCGAATCCGGTCGAGCAGCTTCTGGCCGACGGCGGGCGTCCGGGCACGCCGGGTGAGGAGTTGTTCCGCGCCGTAAATTTCGGTCGTTTCGGCTAGGATGACCGTCCCTCCGGCGGCCACTAGCATATCTGCCGCATGGCCCAGGGCGGCGTTGGCGGTGATGCCGGAGTTGCCATCGGAGCCGCCGCAATTTGTCCCCAGGATGATCTGGCTAGCGGGACAAGGCTGCCGCGAAAAAGCGTTCACCCGCGGTAATAGTTGCTCCACTAGTGCGATTCCCGCCCGGATTGTGTTTTGCGTCCCCCCCAGGTTCTGCATGACCAAGACCGGCGGGGCGTAACTGGCGGGCTGTGATGATGGCGTAGGACTAGTTTTTGCGGTGTTCGTTTCGCCCACTGCCGCGTCGTTTTTTGCGCTCCCTCGAAAATCCCCCACTTGCACCAACTTGGCGTCCTCAATGAGCGCACCGGGTGTGACTGTTTCGCAACCCAGGCCAATCAGCAGATATCCGCCGATGTTGGGATGTTTGGCCATGCCCCCTAACACACGATTGAGCAGGCGATGAAATTCACCGCGAAATTCGATGCCGCAACCATGCCCATGGGTAAAGGCGACGACGCCATCCACATTGGGATAAGCGGCCAATCGTTCGCGGGTAAAGTGGGCGGCGACGCGTTTGGCCACGGTGGCGGAGCAATTGACGCTGGAGATGACCGCCAGATAATTGCGTGTTCCCGCCCGTCCGCCAGGACGTGGATAACCGAGGAATGTCTTCCCTGTCAGGGGGGTGGGATCCGGCGGAATGGCGGTGGCCAATTCGTGTTCGCCCGCGAGTTTTCCGGCGGTGAGATTGGGGCTATGAATCCAGTCCCCGCGGCAAATTTCCGTGGTTGTCGTGCCGATATACTGGCCAAATTTTTTGACGGGCGCGCCCTCGGGTAAATCGACCAGTGCGACCTTATGACCGGCGGGGATGTTTTCCGCTATGGTGAAATTAAATTCCGCCACTGCCACGCGTTCCCCTTCCACCAAGTCGCGCGTGGCCACGGCTAGCGGATCATCAGGATGCAGATGCAAAAGCGTGGGCATGAGTAGGTCCCGTCCGCCGGACGGGACTGGTTTTAAAGGGGAGGCGGGATGCGAGAGGGGGCGAGCGGTGGACGTAAGTCCGCCGGTATGCAAGAGACGAGAGGCGGGAGGTTAGGGGTCAGGGACGAAGGGATAGGGGCAGAGATGCAAAGCCGCCGATGGTATCGGCGGTGCGTAGGTGGTAAATGGTGAAAAGGAGGTGGGAGATGTGGGCCGAGGGTTGCATTATTAATTCTTAATTTTTAATTATTGACCGGCGGCGGCTCCCGCAACTCCACGGGCTTTTGGTTGCTGCGGATGCGGATATTGATCAGTTCTACAATCAGCGAGAACGCCATGGCAAAGTACACATAGCCCCGGTCCAGGTGGCTACCCGTCCCTTCCGCGACCAGCAACACGCCAATCAAAATCAAAAAACTGAGGGCCAAAATTTTGATCGTGGGATGCCGGTGCACAAACCGGCTGATCGCGCCGGAAAAAATCAGCATTACCCCCACGGCGATCACCATGGCCACGACCATGATCCAGATTTGTTGGGCCATGCCCACCGCGGTGATCACGCTATCCAGCGAAAAGACAATATCCAGCATGATAATCTGAAAGAGGATCCAGCCAAACTGCGCTTTGGCCGGACTCCCCCCATTGGTTGTGGTATGTTCTTCCCCTTCGAGCTTGACGTGAATTTCGTGGACGCTTTTGGCAATGAGAAACAACCCGCCAATTAACAGCACTAGATCCTTGCCCGTGATGTTGTTGATCGCTTCAGGATGTTCAATGCCCAATTGCGAATATAAGCTTTCCGGAATGCCCAAATCCGTCAATTCAAACACCGTCCCTTCCAGCGCCATGATCCAGCTAATGGCAAACAACAACAGCAGCCGCATTCCCAGGGCCAGTCCCAAGCCCAATTGCCGGGCCAGGTTTTGTTGTTCGGCGGGCAGTCGGGTGACTAAAATGGCGATAAAAATGACGTTGTCGATACCCAGCACAATTTCCATGAGCGACAACGAAATCAAGGGAGCGACCCAATCCATAGCTCTAGCTTTCAAAGATGTTGTGCAAAATTTATAACCGGGAAAACGCCGTAGTGGAATTCGCTAGAATTCCGACACCTCGGAACTTTTGCAAGTTCCGCTACGCCAACCGACGGCTTACGTCTACCAAATTCCGCGTCAATAGCGTAATTTACAACCCGGGGGTTGTGTCCAGCCCTTGTATCCTAGAAAAAGCGCGGACTAGAGACAAGCTGCAACGGGTTAGACTAAAAACTGCGGCGTTTTTCGTTTTTTATGGTTTGTCATGACCATTTTGCTATTTGAGGACGAGGGCGTTGCCCAATTACTCCCCCTGACACTGGGCAAGCCGGCTTTTGCCCTGAGCTGCGCGGCGGAGCGCTTGATCGACCTGTTGCGGCGAAATTTGACGGTTCCGGTGCGGGGTCTGGTCCGGCCGCATCTTCGCGCGCTCGAGGACGTCGACTATCCCGCGCTTTGCGCTAGCGCGTCGGAGTTAACCGGGCCTGGCCTGTTGTTGAATGCCCGGCTGGTTCCGGCCTTTAGCCAGTTAAATCCGATCCGGCAGTTGCTAACCGCCCCGGCGGAGTCAATCTGGACCAAGGGAAAAACGCTGGTTGCGGCCCGGGTTTCTAGCTTGGCGGAATTTGCGGCCATCCCCCCCGCGAGCTGGTTTGACATTTTTCACACCCCCGCCTACGCGGCGCATTTGGCGGACGATTGGGATCTGTTTGATTATCCGCATGACATTTTGCGCTTTCACCAATCCTGCGTGGCGGAGAACCTGACCGCGCGGATCGCCGCGGGGACCTTTCAACAGTTGCAGGATGGCCTGTTTGTGGGGCCAAATGTGCGCCTTCCCCAGCAATTAGTCTGCGACACGCGGTTGGGGCCGATCCTTATCGAGCGGGACGCCAGCATCGGCCCGTTTTGCTACCTGCGCGGACCGTTATATATCGGTGCGGCGGCCCGGATCATGGAACACGCCGCGCTCAAGGACGGCACCTGCCTGGGCCACACCACCAAAGTTGGCGGCGAAGTCGAATCCAGCATGCTCGAGCCATTTAGCAATAAGCAACACCACGGATTTTTGGGGCACAGCTACGTTGGCAGTTGGGTCAACCTGGGAGCGGGCACCTCCAACAGCGACCTCAAAAACACCTATGGCATCGTCAACATGCAGTATCGCGGCCAAAAGGTAAACACCGGCCTGCAGTTTATCGGCTGCATGATTGGCGATTACGCCAAAACCGCCATCAATACCAGTATCTTTACCGGCAAGGTCATCGGCGCGTGCAGCATGGTGTATGGCTTTGTCACGGGAAATGTCCCCAGCTTTGTCAATTACGCCAGGTCCTTTGGCCAGGTTTCCGAAGCCCCGGTGGAGATCATGATCAACACCCAAAAGCGAATGTTTGACCGTCGGGGGCGGGAGCAGCGCCCCTGCGATATTCAGTTGTTGCGGGACATGTACGAACTGACCCGCCACGAGCGGGAGGACTTTGGTGAAACGCTAAGTTCCGAGCCACTGAACTGGTAGATCACGCTAGCAGCGCGGCGGCTTGAGAAAAAATTACAATTATTCCGCAAATTCGCAAATAGCTAGCACAAAAATTGGCGAACTGGACCAATTGTCATTAAAACCTTACAGCCACACTGTTTGGGAATGCGATGAACGAAATAGTTAGATGAAATTAGCCTACCCAAACGCACTTCCCTAGGTTCGACACGGCAATCGCTATTTTCCAAATTGGGCAAATTTGGCAAGATACCCACTGGATTGCCTGGTTTACCACGCGACTGCAAGATTTACACGGCAAACTTGGCCTCCCGGCTAAAACCGCGTGTGTAAGCCGCCACCAGGGCACGGATGATCGAACGACCAGCGTTGCGTTACGCAGGACGAAACCCGTCCGCGCAACCCTTTAGAACCGCC
The Pirellulales bacterium DNA segment above includes these coding regions:
- a CDS encoding altronate dehydratase family protein, translating into MPTLLHLHPDDPLAVATRDLVEGERVAVAEFNFTIAENIPAGHKVALVDLPEGAPVKKFGQYIGTTTTEICRGDWIHSPNLTAGKLAGEHELATAIPPDPTPLTGKTFLGYPRPGGRAGTRNYLAVISSVNCSATVAKRVAAHFTRERLAAYPNVDGVVAFTHGHGCGIEFRGEFHRLLNRVLGGMAKHPNIGGYLLIGLGCETVTPGALIEDAKLVQVGDFRGSAKNDAAVGETNTAKTSPTPSSQPASYAPPVLVMQNLGGTQNTIRAGIALVEQLLPRVNAFSRQPCPASQIILGTNCGGSDGNSGITANAALGHAADMLVAAGGTVILAETTEIYGAEQLLTRRARTPAVGQKLLDRIRWWEWYAGMYGCTPDNNPSPGNKAGGLTTIYEKSLGAIIKGGTTALNAVYEYAEQVTERGLVVMDTPGLDPVSVTGIVAGGANLVAFTTGRGSCFGFKPSPVLKIASNTPMYLRMQADMDINAGDILHGKPVNEVGQEIFQALLDLASGKPSKSEAQDLGTEEFQPWMLGPTL
- a CDS encoding TerC family protein; its protein translation is MDWVAPLISLSLMEIVLGIDNVIFIAILVTRLPAEQQNLARQLGLGLALGMRLLLLFAISWIMALEGTVFELTDLGIPESLYSQLGIEHPEAINNITGKDLVLLIGGLFLIAKSVHEIHVKLEGEEHTTTNGGSPAKAQFGWILFQIIMLDIVFSLDSVITAVGMAQQIWIMVVAMVIAVGVMLIFSGAISRFVHRHPTIKILALSFLILIGVLLVAEGTGSHLDRGYVYFAMAFSLIVELINIRIRSNQKPVELREPPPVNN
- a CDS encoding putative sugar nucleotidyl transferase, with the protein product MTILLFEDEGVAQLLPLTLGKPAFALSCAAERLIDLLRRNLTVPVRGLVRPHLRALEDVDYPALCASASELTGPGLLLNARLVPAFSQLNPIRQLLTAPAESIWTKGKTLVAARVSSLAEFAAIPPASWFDIFHTPAYAAHLADDWDLFDYPHDILRFHQSCVAENLTARIAAGTFQQLQDGLFVGPNVRLPQQLVCDTRLGPILIERDASIGPFCYLRGPLYIGAAARIMEHAALKDGTCLGHTTKVGGEVESSMLEPFSNKQHHGFLGHSYVGSWVNLGAGTSNSDLKNTYGIVNMQYRGQKVNTGLQFIGCMIGDYAKTAINTSIFTGKVIGACSMVYGFVTGNVPSFVNYARSFGQVSEAPVEIMINTQKRMFDRRGREQRPCDIQLLRDMYELTRHEREDFGETLSSEPLNW